One Pigmentibacter ruber genomic window, GATTTTGAACGGGGGGCAAATATAGCTGGAAGTAGAAGTTATTTTTTACTTGGTGCAGGAGCTGAGCTTGAAAGAGCGGTTCATTCATTAGCATTAGATTTATTAAAATCTAGAGGATACAAACAATTATCAGTCCCAGTACTTGTAAGAACCTCTGCTATGGAAGGAACGGGTTATCTTCCTGGAGGTGCTGATCAAGCTTATTTTGTAGAAAAAGATGATATGTGGCTTGTTGGTACTTCTGAAGTCCCCTTAGCAAGTTATCATCAGAATGAAATTTTGGATGAACCAAGTCTACCAGTAAAATATTGCGCTTGGTCTACCTGTTTTAGAAGGGAAGCCGGAGCGGCAGGGAAAGACACAAAAGGTCTTTATCGAGTTCATCAGTTTCAAAAAATCGAACAGGTGATCATTTGTGAACCAAATATAGAAAAAAGTGATAAATTGCATGCCGAATTGTTAAAAAATGCTGAAGACCTTCTTCAGTTACTTGAGCTACCTTATAGAGTTGTGCAAGTTTGTACTGGAGATTTAGGACAAGGCCAGGTGAAAAAAAATGATGTAGAAACCTGGATGCCAAGTCGCAATAATTATGGCGAAACACATAGTTGCTCAAGTTTTTATGATTTTCAAGCAAGGCGTTTGAAAATTAGAACAAAAGACTCTAATGGCAAAACTCAGTTTTGTTTTACTTTAAATAATACAGCTGTGGCAACTCCAAGAGTTCTTATCCCTCTAATTGAAAATCATCAAACCCCTGATGGTAGAATAAAAATTCCCAAAGCTCTGCAAAAATATATGAATGGCGCAGAATATATAGGATAATATTTGGGAGAAAGTATTATGCTTGCTTGTATTTGGGATTATTATGGTGCTTCTGCATTAGGAACAGCTAAACACTTTGAAAAACATTTGCATGAATTTATTTCTGTAAAAAAAGTTATAATAAAGCAAACTGGAGTGGTAAGTAAAGATACACAAGCGTTTGTTTGGTGTGTTGGTTTAAAAAATGATTTAGAACTCGTTATTTCAAATTTGAAACCCAAATATTTCGTAGAAGAAAAAGATTTCAAAAATTTTGAGATCCATATAAAATAATTTCAGAATGTATATAAGCCAAAATTTTGGCAAGTCTAATTTTCTTGTAAAAGATCAATTTAAAAACATAAAATTATATTAATTTAAATTGGAGTTTTACATGAAAAATATCTTTATTAAATTCTGTATAGCTTTGTTTGGTATTATTACTTTTATAAATGCTTTTTCGTCTTCCAAAGATATTGTTATTATCGAAAGCTACAGTAAAAGTTTCAAGTGGGATGCTGATTACTCCAAAGCTTTATCAGAAAGGCTTGGGAAAAAATATAAGCTCACTTTTTTTGAAATGGATACTAAAAGAATTCCAAAATCAGACCATGAAAAAATGGGACTAAAAGCTTGGGAATTAATTCAACAAATAAAACCAGTTTTAGTTATACTTGGCGATGATGCTGCACTAAAATTTGTCGGACCACATCTAGAAAGTAATAAAATTCGTTCCGTATATTTAGGAATCAACAATAATCCCAGAGTATATTTTGAAAATGACCCTAAATATTTTACTGGAATTTTAGAAAGACCTTTAATGCGAAGATCTGCCCTATTCATAAAAGAAATTATTCCAAATGCAAAAAATGTTCTCATTATGTTTGATAGCGATAGAACATCTGAAATAGTTCATGAAGATTTTTTCTCAAGTAAACC contains:
- a CDS encoding ABC transporter substrate-binding protein; protein product: MKNIFIKFCIALFGIITFINAFSSSKDIVIIESYSKSFKWDADYSKALSERLGKKYKLTFFEMDTKRIPKSDHEKMGLKAWELIQQIKPVLVILGDDAALKFVGPHLESNKIRSVYLGINNNPRVYFENDPKYFTGILERPLMRRSALFIKEIIPNAKNVLIMFDSDRTSEIVHEDFFSSKPSVVFSGINYDIFLNKTFNEWQKHVIDAPKKYDAIITGLYQSITDEKGKNVDAEKTITWTSQNSKLPLFAFWDFAVGKNKALGGLVLTGYTQGKAAAEVAEKLLASPNLLPSSLFPIYLQEGVYLFSKQEVKKFNINIPNDIKKDSKFVD
- the serS gene encoding serine--tRNA ligase, which translates into the protein MLDPKFIRDNLEEIAIAAKNKRFDFNPNYFKELYEKRLQLIKETEELRSKRNTGSDAVKKAKSKEEREALVAEMRKMSPLLEEAEKNLREIEADFEKLLLTIPSIPSSDTPLGASDVDNVEIRKVGSIPQFSFQIKDHIELGKSLGIIDFERGANIAGSRSYFLLGAGAELERAVHSLALDLLKSRGYKQLSVPVLVRTSAMEGTGYLPGGADQAYFVEKDDMWLVGTSEVPLASYHQNEILDEPSLPVKYCAWSTCFRREAGAAGKDTKGLYRVHQFQKIEQVIICEPNIEKSDKLHAELLKNAEDLLQLLELPYRVVQVCTGDLGQGQVKKNDVETWMPSRNNYGETHSCSSFYDFQARRLKIRTKDSNGKTQFCFTLNNTAVATPRVLIPLIENHQTPDGRIKIPKALQKYMNGAEYIG